In the Candidatus Binataceae bacterium genome, TCGGCCGCCGGCAACAACGGTTACGACGCAACCAGTTCGGGTGGTTCGAATCTTGGTCCGACTAACAAAGCTTTCATTGACTCAGTCCGCAAACGGCTAAAAGACATTGCTGAAAGCGAGGGCGTGCCAGCTTCAAAAGTTCCTATCGATCTGATAACGGCCTCCGGAAGTGGATTGGATCCGGAGATCAGCCCCGCCGCTGCAGAGGTGCAGGTTGCTCGCGTGGCAAAAGCGCGCGGCATGAGCGACAATACGGTCTCGCAATTGGTGGAGGAGAACACGCACGGACGATGGATCGGCCTCTTTGGA is a window encoding:
- the kdpC gene encoding potassium-transporting ATPase subunit KdpC yields the protein MRELWISVRMTIVLTLLLGIIYPIAMTIAGHVLFSHQAEGSLIIKNGSAIGSELIGQNFSSNAYFHGRPSAAGNNGYDATSSGGSNLGPTNKAFIDSVRKRLKDIAESEGVPASKVPIDLITASGSGLDPEISPAAAEVQVARVAKARGMSDNTVSQLVEENTHGRWIGLFGESGVNVLKLNLALDDLKAGAK